GTGGTTCAGTGGTGACTGCGATACAAGTGGGTTACAAAGCTGCGTCTATAAGTGGCTTCACAATACGAAATGGCAATGCAACCAACGGTGGAGGGATATACTGCTCCTATGCCTCACCAGTCATTTCAAACAACACCATAAAATCGAACAAAGCAACATCCTATGGCGGTGGGATATACTGCATCTATTCCTTGCCAATCATTTCGAACAACACCATAGTTGGAAACAGGGCATCATCCGGCGGTGCCGGGATATACTGCTCTTATTCTTCGCCTGCAATCTTAAACAACACTATAGCTGCAAACGATTTTCGGGAGGTGATATACTGCTACTACTCTTCTCCTTCGATATTTAACAACATAGTCGCATTCAACTACACAGGTATCTACAATCTCAACGGTTCGCCGACACTTCGCAACAACTGCGTGTACAACCCGGGCAGTCTTTCTTACAACTACAATGGCTTATCACCTGGCATTGGCGACATCCAGGTTGACCCAATCTTTGTTAACCGGGGGGCGGGCGACTACCACATACGGTATGATTCGCCTTGCATAGATGCAGGCGACGATAGCGTTGTCCAGCCTGACTGGCTTGACATTGATGGTCAGCTCCGCAAGAACAGGACTGTAGACATGGGAAGCGACGAATACTATTCGCCGGGTGTTCAAGTAACGGTTTCAGGGGCTCGGCTGCTGCCGAATGGACAGATGGTCGAAATACATGATGTGGTAGTCACTGGCGCGTTCGATGGCTTCTTCTATGTTGAGTCTCAAGACCGGTCTGCAGGCATTCAAGTGCGGCAGGCATACCATGGGCTAGCTGTTGGAGACAAGGTCACCCTTCTTGGAACGCTTGCGACCGATGCAGATTCTGGCGAGCGATACATTATTGCTTTGTATGTGCTAAAGGGTGGCACAGGCAATATCAAGCCTTTGGGGATGGTTAATCGGGCACTTGGTGGCGGCGACTGGATGTGGAATCCTTCGAATGGAGCTGGTCAGCGAGGGGTAACAGGTGGTGTTGGTTTAAACAACATTGGCTTACTTGTGCGGACCAGTGGTTGTGTAAC
This region of Armatimonadota bacterium genomic DNA includes:
- a CDS encoding DUF1565 domain-containing protein — translated: FAGTETLREQRNWVANATILDGNQGGSVVTAIQVGYKAASISGFTIRNGNATNGGGIYCSYASPVISNNTIKSNKATSYGGGIYCIYSLPIISNNTIVGNRASSGGAGIYCSYSSPAILNNTIAANDFREVIYCYYSSPSIFNNIVAFNYTGIYNLNGSPTLRNNCVYNPGSLSYNYNGLSPGIGDIQVDPIFVNRGAGDYHIRYDSPCIDAGDDSVVQPDWLDIDGQLRKNRTVDMGSDEYYSPGVQVTVSGARLLPNGQMVEIHDVVVTGAFDGFFYVESQDRSAGIQVRQAYHGLAVGDKVTLLGTLATDADSGERYIIALYVLKGGTGNIKPLGMVNRALGGGDWMWNPSNGAGQRGVTGGVGLNNIGLLVRTSGCVTDAGTDWFVINDGSGVDVKCVVPTGVGVPAVGSYVALTAISSCEKVGDEIHRLLRIRSGDDIVIR